One region of Mucilaginibacter sp. 14171R-50 genomic DNA includes:
- the panB gene encoding 3-methyl-2-oxobutanoate hydroxymethyltransferase — MSVNKEVKRITTHILQEMKNRGEKIAMLTAYDFSMAAIVDNAGTDIILVGDSASNVMAGHETTLPITLDQMIYHAASVVRAAKRALVIVDLPFGSYQGNSKEALASAIRIMKEAGAHGVKLEGGVEIAESVTRILAAGIPVMGHLGLTPQSIYKFGTYTVRAKEEAEAAKLKDDALKLQELGCFAIVLEKIPAKLAAEVSRSVSIPTIGIGAGQHCDGQVLVIHDMLGINKGFKPRFLRQYANLFDVMNDAITNYVGDVKARSFPNEKEEY, encoded by the coding sequence ATGTCGGTAAACAAGGAAGTTAAACGCATCACCACGCACATTTTGCAGGAAATGAAAAACCGCGGAGAAAAAATAGCGATGCTTACGGCGTACGATTTTTCGATGGCCGCCATAGTAGATAATGCCGGTACGGATATTATCCTGGTGGGCGATTCGGCCAGTAATGTTATGGCCGGACATGAAACCACGCTTCCCATTACCCTGGACCAGATGATCTATCACGCGGCCTCGGTGGTACGTGCGGCCAAAAGGGCCCTGGTGATCGTCGATCTTCCTTTTGGGTCATACCAAGGCAACTCTAAAGAAGCTTTGGCTTCGGCTATCCGTATCATGAAAGAAGCGGGTGCGCATGGTGTAAAATTAGAAGGGGGAGTAGAAATTGCAGAATCGGTTACCCGGATACTCGCAGCCGGAATCCCGGTAATGGGACACCTGGGTTTAACGCCACAATCGATATATAAATTTGGTACATATACTGTAAGGGCTAAAGAAGAGGCAGAAGCCGCAAAACTTAAGGATGATGCACTAAAGCTGCAGGAGTTGGGTTGCTTTGCCATTGTATTAGAAAAGATACCTGCAAAGCTTGCTGCCGAGGTTAGCAGATCAGTAAGTATACCAACTATAGGTATTGGCGCCGGCCAGCATTGCGACGGGCAGGTTTTGGTGATACATGATATGCTGGGCATAAACAAAGGGTTTAAACCACGCTTTTTACGCCAATATGCCAATTTGTTTGATGTAATGAACGATGCTATTACCAATTATGTTGGTGATGTAAAAGCAAGAAGCTTCCCGAACGAGAAAGAAGAGTATTAA
- the lspA gene encoding signal peptidase II yields MKFTGTPRIIFFLVILALNIVADQATKSMMRAHIGYYDQYFFFNNHVTLLRVENTGAFLSLGAKLVQPFRFILLTLLPAIALLGALFYSITKKGLSNLMVTGIVFCIGGGMGNLYDRIVRGSVTDFVHLKFGPLQTGIFNAADVSIMIGFGLILLNAFLRRNDDQKAEKTIIEDHSVEL; encoded by the coding sequence ATGAAATTTACAGGTACCCCACGCATCATATTTTTCCTGGTTATACTCGCGCTAAACATCGTTGCCGACCAGGCTACTAAATCCATGATGCGCGCGCATATCGGCTATTACGATCAATATTTCTTTTTTAACAACCACGTTACCTTGCTACGGGTTGAAAACACCGGCGCTTTTTTAAGTCTGGGGGCAAAGTTGGTACAACCCTTCAGGTTTATCTTGCTTACGTTGTTACCTGCAATTGCCCTGTTAGGCGCATTATTTTACAGCATTACCAAAAAAGGCCTCAGCAATTTAATGGTAACCGGCATTGTGTTTTGTATTGGCGGCGGTATGGGTAACCTTTACGACAGGATAGTGCGTGGCTCGGTAACCGATTTTGTGCACCTAAAATTCGGCCCGTTGCAAACGGGGATTTTTAACGCTGCCGATGTTTCTATCATGATTGGTTTTGGGCTGATACTGCTAAACGCGTTTTTGAGGCGGAACGATGATCAAAAGGCAGAAAAAACGATAATCGAAGATCACTCCGTCGAGCTGTAA
- the carA gene encoding glutamine-hydrolyzing carbamoyl-phosphate synthase small subunit, whose amino-acid sequence MNHFTKLPAVLLLADGTVFYGKAAGKIGTTTGEICFNTGMTGYQEIFTDPSYFGQIMVATNAHIGNYGINTDEVESGQIQIAGLVCKNYNIAYSRKQANESIQDYFQEQNIVGISDVDTRQLVRHIRDKGAMNAIISSEILDLDVLKARLAEAPDMDGLELSSQVSTKETYTFGNENAAYRVAVLDLGVKKNILRNFDDRDVYAKVYPAKTTFEEMEKDFAPSGYFISNGPGDPAAMPYAIETVKKILETDKPMFGICLGHQLLALANDIPTKKMFNGHRGLNHPVKNVIIDHCEVTSQNHGFGVVQEAVRASDKVEITHVNLNDQSIEGIRVKNKNAFSVQYHPESSPGPHDSRYLFDDFIGMMKK is encoded by the coding sequence ATGAATCATTTCACCAAATTACCTGCTGTTTTATTGTTAGCCGACGGTACCGTATTTTACGGAAAAGCTGCCGGGAAAATTGGTACTACCACAGGCGAAATTTGCTTTAACACCGGTATGACCGGCTACCAGGAAATTTTTACCGACCCATCCTACTTCGGGCAGATTATGGTAGCCACTAATGCGCACATCGGCAACTACGGTATCAATACCGATGAGGTTGAATCCGGACAGATACAAATTGCGGGTTTGGTATGCAAAAATTATAACATCGCTTACAGCCGCAAGCAGGCAAACGAGTCGATACAGGATTATTTTCAGGAGCAGAACATTGTAGGTATATCTGACGTGGATACCCGCCAACTCGTTCGCCACATACGCGATAAAGGTGCCATGAACGCTATTATTTCGTCAGAAATATTAGACCTTGACGTACTGAAAGCCAGGTTGGCCGAAGCGCCTGATATGGATGGCCTGGAGCTTTCATCGCAGGTATCAACCAAAGAAACTTACACTTTTGGTAACGAGAACGCCGCCTACCGTGTAGCCGTGCTTGACCTGGGTGTTAAAAAGAACATCCTGCGCAACTTTGATGACCGCGACGTTTATGCCAAGGTGTACCCGGCAAAAACCACTTTTGAAGAAATGGAAAAAGATTTCGCACCATCGGGGTATTTCATTTCTAACGGCCCCGGCGATCCGGCTGCCATGCCTTACGCCATAGAAACTGTTAAAAAGATATTAGAGACCGATAAGCCGATGTTTGGCATTTGCCTTGGCCACCAGCTGCTTGCCCTGGCTAATGATATACCAACTAAAAAAATGTTTAACGGCCACCGCGGGTTAAACCATCCGGTGAAGAATGTCATTATTGATCATTGCGAAGTTACATCGCAAAACCATGGTTTTGGTGTGGTACAGGAAGCAGTAAGAGCATCTGATAAGGTAGAAATTACCCACGTAAACCTTAACGACCAGTCGATTGAAGGTATCCGTGTAAAAAATAAAAATGCTTTTTCGGTACAATATCACCCGGAGTCTTCACCCGGCCCGCACGATAGCCGTTACCTTTTCGATGATTTCATTGGGATGATGAAGAAATAA
- the yiaK gene encoding 3-dehydro-L-gulonate 2-dehydrogenase, whose translation MRIPYPQLKAEFKRVLTSLDINDAVADACAAVFADNSRDGVYSHGLNRFAVFVEYIREKLVIPHALPALVSSFGAVEQCDGNMGPGMLNAQFCMGRAIDIAKNNGIGCVAIKNTNHWMRGGTYGLQAAEAGYIGICFTNTIANLPPWGGTEPRLGNNPLVIAVPRQGGHVVLDMAMTQYSFGKLWQYEAQGKELPVPGGYDKEGELTTDAAAIAESKRPLPIGFWKGSGLSLVLDLMATVLSGGDSTPVITQSGRKETGVSQVFIAIKTDNERNAALIEEIISYTKSNSEGNEILFPGENMLRTREQSLKDGVWIDEEIWEKVKGL comes from the coding sequence ATGCGTATACCCTACCCTCAACTTAAAGCCGAATTTAAACGGGTGCTCACCAGCCTGGATATCAACGATGCCGTGGCCGATGCGTGCGCGGCGGTTTTTGCTGATAATAGCCGCGACGGCGTTTACAGCCATGGCTTAAACCGTTTTGCGGTTTTTGTTGAATACATAAGGGAAAAACTGGTTATACCCCATGCTTTACCTGCATTGGTAAGCTCATTTGGCGCCGTTGAGCAATGCGATGGCAATATGGGCCCCGGCATGTTAAATGCTCAATTCTGTATGGGCAGGGCAATTGATATTGCAAAAAACAATGGCATTGGCTGTGTTGCTATAAAAAACACCAATCACTGGATGCGTGGCGGCACATACGGTTTGCAGGCCGCCGAAGCGGGTTATATAGGCATATGCTTTACCAATACTATTGCCAACCTGCCCCCATGGGGCGGTACCGAGCCGCGCCTGGGTAACAACCCTCTTGTAATAGCCGTGCCCCGGCAGGGTGGTCATGTAGTGTTGGATATGGCGATGACACAATATTCGTTTGGGAAGCTTTGGCAATACGAGGCGCAGGGTAAAGAACTACCCGTGCCGGGTGGTTACGATAAAGAGGGTGAACTTACAACCGATGCCGCCGCCATAGCGGAAAGTAAACGACCATTGCCTATCGGATTCTGGAAAGGGTCAGGGTTGTCGTTAGTGCTGGATCTGATGGCTACAGTATTGAGTGGTGGCGATTCCACCCCGGTAATAACGCAAAGCGGCCGTAAAGAAACCGGGGTTTCGCAGGTGTTTATTGCCATTAAAACCGATAATGAACGGAACGCCGCATTGATAGAAGAGATCATCAGCTACACCAAAAGCAACAGTGAGGGTAACGAGATCCTCTTCCCCGGCGAAAACATGCTAAGGACAAGGGAACAGAGTTTAAAGGATGGTGTATGGATTGATGAGGAGATTTGGGAGAAAGTGAAGGGCTTGTAA
- a CDS encoding sensor histidine kinase KdpD codes for MKEVVSMSLENDMDLVLAHKKSMQVADKLGLTIATQTTFATAVSEISRTVIEYTDNGALSIGLDQNKTRYALVAMVTFESDVAFNDAHEGFFYAQKLVPEFEVTVNSGVTAIQMKIGLPRSLKIDPVKINKLREFFNGQAPISAYEEIKRRNFSLSKIAEEKDEEIKRSKLIDEKKTEFISIASHELKTPMTVLKAYTQIAKATKEPLSEHLKGVLTKIDVQASKLNSLVQQLLDLSKIENGSLQYNMTNISLNGFVTDQLAVMQQILPNHTLESVLGKDVYVAADILRMEQVFSNLLGNAAKYSQVNTKIEVGTAIDADGHVIVSIKDYGKGMSLKTMQLIFDKFYRAQDVISTHPGLGMGLYISSKIINDHGGKIWVESEESQWTKFHFSLPVVNGA; via the coding sequence ATGAAAGAAGTAGTTAGTATGTCGTTAGAGAACGATATGGACCTTGTTCTGGCGCACAAGAAATCTATGCAGGTTGCAGATAAATTGGGCCTAACCATTGCAACGCAAACTACTTTTGCCACCGCAGTATCTGAAATATCGAGAACTGTAATTGAGTATACTGATAACGGGGCACTGTCTATCGGGCTCGATCAAAATAAAACCCGCTATGCTTTGGTAGCAATGGTGACCTTTGAGAGCGATGTTGCTTTTAACGATGCTCACGAAGGCTTTTTTTATGCCCAAAAATTGGTGCCCGAATTTGAAGTGACAGTAAACAGCGGCGTTACCGCTATACAAATGAAGATAGGGCTGCCACGATCTTTAAAGATCGACCCGGTAAAAATAAACAAGCTGCGCGAGTTTTTTAATGGCCAGGCACCCATTAGCGCCTACGAAGAGATCAAACGCCGAAATTTTAGCTTGTCAAAGATAGCTGAAGAAAAAGATGAGGAGATCAAGCGGTCAAAACTTATAGACGAAAAGAAAACAGAGTTTATATCTATAGCCAGCCATGAGCTGAAAACGCCCATGACGGTATTAAAGGCCTATACGCAAATAGCCAAAGCCACTAAGGAACCCCTTTCGGAGCATTTGAAAGGTGTTTTGACCAAAATAGATGTGCAGGCCTCAAAACTCAATTCGCTTGTGCAGCAACTGCTCGATCTGTCGAAAATTGAAAATGGCAGCTTGCAATACAACATGACCAACATCAGCCTGAACGGGTTTGTTACAGACCAACTGGCGGTAATGCAGCAAATTTTACCCAATCACACTTTAGAGAGCGTTTTAGGAAAGGATGTGTACGTAGCGGCTGATATTTTAAGAATGGAGCAAGTGTTCTCTAACCTGTTGGGTAATGCCGCAAAATACTCCCAAGTAAACACAAAGATTGAAGTGGGTACTGCCATTGATGCTGATGGGCATGTTATCGTTTCAATAAAAGACTACGGAAAAGGGATGTCGCTAAAAACTATGCAATTGATATTTGATAAGTTTTACCGTGCCCAGGATGTGATATCTACCCACCCGGGGTTGGGTATGGGCCTATACATTTCATCCAAAATCATTAACGACCACGGCGGAAAAATATGGGTGGAAAGCGAGGAAAGCCAGTGGACTAAATTCCATTTCAGCCTGCCGGTAGTTAACGGAGCGTAG
- a CDS encoding RluA family pseudouridine synthase codes for MARPEFNYISKDITDADILYEDNHLIAVNKRAGDIVQVDDTGDESLDEKVKKYIAKKYNKPNGAFLGVVHRLDRPVSGVILFAKTSKALERINKMFKGREMHKTYYAIVRKRPHPEAGTLVHYLLKNPQKNVTKAHDKEVPGSQRSELNYKLVGEREDYYVIEVDPITGRPHQIRVQLSTLGCPIVGDNKYGYPRGSLRKSICLHARRLQFIHPVKNEPVLIVAPLPKDGFWEKFEGLIE; via the coding sequence ATGGCGCGACCAGAATTTAATTATATAAGCAAGGATATTACCGATGCGGATATACTGTATGAGGATAACCACCTGATAGCGGTAAACAAGCGTGCGGGCGATATAGTACAGGTAGACGATACCGGCGATGAATCACTGGACGAGAAGGTAAAGAAATATATCGCCAAAAAGTATAATAAACCTAATGGTGCATTCCTGGGCGTTGTTCACCGGTTAGACAGACCCGTTAGCGGGGTTATCCTGTTTGCCAAAACCAGCAAGGCGTTAGAGCGGATCAATAAAATGTTTAAAGGGCGCGAAATGCATAAAACCTATTATGCTATTGTGCGCAAGCGCCCGCATCCCGAGGCTGGTACCCTTGTACATTACCTGCTTAAAAACCCGCAAAAGAATGTCACTAAGGCACATGATAAAGAAGTGCCGGGTAGCCAGCGATCTGAACTAAACTATAAACTGGTAGGCGAGCGCGAGGATTATTATGTAATAGAGGTAGACCCTATAACCGGGCGCCCCCATCAAATACGGGTGCAGCTATCAACCCTGGGCTGCCCCATAGTGGGCGATAATAAATATGGCTATCCGCGCGGCAGCCTGCGAAAAAGCATTTGCCTTCATGCGCGCCGCCTGCAATTTATACACCCTGTTAAAAACGAGCCGGTACTTATAGTGGCACCGCTGCCCAAAGATGGTTTTTGGGAGAAGTTTGAGGGACTGATAGAATAG
- a CDS encoding HNH endonuclease, with protein sequence MICNKCGNDNWSNWTSSSSFKVYKYCKSCRRERAATYNQRKSDAFGKHSQKQWLNKLDEFKFCPGCNRKWSLIEPRADKRYKHVWTKDHIIPLTKGGSDSIDNIQPLCYRCNFGKR encoded by the coding sequence ATGATTTGTAATAAATGTGGTAACGATAATTGGAGTAATTGGACGTCTTCGTCTTCATTTAAAGTCTATAAATATTGCAAAAGTTGTCGGCGAGAAAGGGCTGCCACGTACAATCAAAGGAAAAGTGATGCTTTTGGGAAACATTCCCAAAAACAATGGCTTAACAAATTGGATGAGTTTAAGTTCTGTCCAGGATGTAATAGGAAATGGTCGTTAATTGAGCCGCGAGCTGACAAGCGATACAAGCACGTCTGGACAAAAGACCACATTATTCCCCTCACTAAAGGCGGCTCTGACAGTATAGATAATATTCAACCACTGTGTTATCGGTGTAACTTTGGCAAAAGATAA